A region from the Aquipuribacter hungaricus genome encodes:
- a CDS encoding adenylate kinase, translating into MTRLVLLGPPGAGKGTQAARLASRLGVPAISTGDIFRRNVTEGTELGVTAKSYMDAGEYVPDTVTNAMVADRLAEPDAVDGFLLDGYPRTADQVTQLDSMLGAQGSRLDHVVEITADTDEVVQRLTRRAQEQGRSDDTEDVVRHRLDVYTEQTAPLAQLYAERGLLVRVDGMGAMDDVTARLLAAIGVDAV; encoded by the coding sequence GTGACGCGTCTCGTGCTGCTGGGCCCCCCCGGCGCGGGCAAGGGCACCCAGGCCGCCAGGCTCGCGAGCCGGCTGGGCGTCCCCGCCATCTCCACCGGCGATATCTTCCGCCGCAACGTCACCGAGGGCACCGAGCTCGGGGTCACGGCGAAGAGCTACATGGACGCGGGGGAGTACGTCCCCGACACGGTGACCAACGCGATGGTCGCCGACCGCCTGGCGGAGCCGGACGCCGTCGACGGCTTCCTGCTCGACGGCTACCCGCGCACAGCCGACCAGGTCACCCAGCTGGACTCGATGCTGGGCGCCCAGGGTTCGCGGCTGGACCACGTCGTGGAGATCACCGCGGACACCGACGAGGTCGTCCAGCGGCTCACCCGGCGGGCGCAGGAGCAGGGCCGCAGCGACGACACCGAGGACGTGGTCCGCCACCGCCTCGACGTCTACACCGAGCAGACGGCCCCCCTGGCCCAGCTCTACGCCGAGCGTGGCCTGCTGGTCCGCGTGGACGGCATGGGTGCCATGGACGACGTCACCGCCCGGCTGCTCGCCGCCATCGGCGTCGACGCCGTCTGA